The genome window TGATCACGCGGTGGCGCATGGCATGCGGCGGGATGACACCGATATTATCCAGCGAGAGTTTTTGGGCAAGTCTTTTGTAATGGCCGTGGATCAGCCATAATGCCCAAATCAGGACGGGGATCAGGATCAACACAACATACGCGCCGTCCTGAAATTTTGTGACCGCAAACACAATCATGACCAGAGCAGTGCTCAACGCACCGAATCCGTTGAAGACCATTTTTACCCGCCACATGCGGTCAAATTGAAGCCGTGTCACCCGCCTGGAAGTTTGATCTCCTTCATGATCCGGATGAATTTTTCCGCTTCGCCGCCAGCGCAGCGCCATGCCAAACTGCGCCAGGGTAAAAGACAGGAACACGCCAATGGCATACAGGGGAATGAGACGCGTTACACTGGCTTGAAAGATGATAATCAATAGGGAGGAGAGAAGTGCCAGGGCAACAATGCCGCGCGAGTACACCAAACGACTGCCTCGATACGTTAACTGGCGCGGCAGAAAACCGTCACCGGCCATCAATGCCCCCAACCGCGGGAACCCGGCAAAGGCGGTATTTGCAGCGAGAATCAAAATGATGGTTGTGCCGAGAATAACGGCAAGATACATGAATCCCTGACCGCCAAATATGGTGCGGGCCAGCTGGGAAATGACTGTCTCGATTTCCGATGGAACGGCGCCGACACGGCTGGCAAGGAAGGAAATGCCGAGGAACAGGCTCGCCAAGATGAAGCCCATCCATGACAAGGTGACGGCGGCATTCTTACTGCGCGGCTCCTTGAAGGCGGTGATGCCGTTGGAAATGGCTTCGATTCCCGTCAGGGCGGCGGTACCGCTGGAGAAGGCGTGCAGGATAAGCAAGGGCCCAAGCACGGATGTGATCCCATGCGCGTGGATCTCAGGCGGGTCCACCACCAAGCCCAGCGATCCACTAAAGTATTTGAACACACCAGCGCCGAGCGTAACGAACATGATGACAACAAACGACAAACTTGGCACGGCAATCGCGGCGCCGGATTCGCGTACGCCGCGCAGGTTAATAAACATGATGAAGAAAACGGCTGTCACCGCAAGAACGACACGGTATTCATGCAAGGCCGGGTAGGCAGAGACAATTTGTGCCACCCCGGAGGAAATCGACACCGAAACCGTCAGGATGTAATCGGTAAGCAGGGAGGATGCCGCAACAAGACCCGCCAATTCACCAAGGTTATCGCGCGCAACAACATAGGCGCCCCCGCCATCTGGGTAGGCATGAATGACCTGAATATATGAAATGGAAACGATGGCAAGCAGGATGACAATTGCCAGAGAAATTGGAAACACATATCCAAACGCGATCGTTCCCGCAGCAGCCAGCACGACCATCATCTCCTGCGTGGCGTACGCGTTCGACGAGAGCGCATCCGAGGCAAAGACTGCCAGCCCAACCATTTTTCCGATGGTTTCATGCGGGGCATCTGCTGTGGATAACGGGCGCCCGATCAGCCAGGATCGCCAGCCTCTGCGGGGTTTATATGCCGTTGTGCGTTCGATAATGGGAGTTTGTGAACTGTCTTTTTGGTTGATCATCGTTACCAGCCTGCCGGCAAAATCATACAGTCCCTGGAACAGGACAAGGGTGGATTATAGTACAAATCCGTTTTTCAGGCAGGCTTCGATTCTTTGGGTTGTGCGAGGGGGATCTGTAAATAAAACGTGCTGCCTTTGCCGGCCACGCTTTCCACCCATACGCGTCCGCCGTGATTGGCGGCGATCGAACTGACAATGGCAAGTCCCAGCCCCGAGCCGGGCTGGGCACGCGCCTCACGCTGTTTGCCGCGATAGAACTTCTCGAACAGATGCGGCAGGTCTTCCGCGGCAATGCCGATGCCGGAATCTTCAATGGCAAAGATCAAATCACCGGGCTGCGACAGCGTGTGGATGACCACGCGCCCATTCGCAGGTGTATATTTGACCGCGTTTTCCACGAGGTTGTACAGCGCCTGATGCAGGAGCGCCTGATCCGCTTCGATTGCGTGGGGCATATCCCTGGAAAGTTCAATGCTCAAGTTAATGTTCTTCTGGGAAGCCTGCAATTGCAATGCGCTGCTGACGCGTTCGATGATATCCAGCACATTGACCCGCTCCACCTGCAAGCCGACACCGATCTCGATGCGTCCCAGGTCGAGCAGATTGTTAACAAGGCGCGACATATTCTCCACGCCAGAAATGATCTTCCCCACATAACCGTTCTGCTGCTCATTCAGCTCGCCGACCATGTCCAGCATGCTGGCATACCCGCGCATCAGCGTGAGGGGGGAACGCAGGTCGTGGCTCACGGTGGAAACGAAATCCGATTTCATCGAATCCAATTCCTTGAAGCGGGTTACGTCACGCAGGATGCACACACGCCCGATCTGACGCCCCTCCAACATCACCGAGGAGGCGGTTGCGAGATACGTCTTTTTATCAGCAAGCACAACTTCAGCAGACCGATTCTCCATGGTTGTGCTTTGCAACAGGTGCAGAAGGGGTTTAAGTTTTACGACCTTTTCGGTCTCCATGCCGCTGCTGGTATCATCCGCAGCCTGCCCGAGCGCAGAAGCGGCAGCTCGATTGGCAAGCAGTAATCGGTTGCGATGATCCGTCACGAGCACGGGGTCCGGCGTGGAGTTGAGCACTGCTTCCAGTTGTCTGCGCGAGGCCTCCACATTCAAATACAGATGCGCATTCGCAACCGCCAGCGCGGCCTGACCAGCCAGCGTGGTCACAAAGCGAATATCTGCACCCGAGAATATGCGCGGCTGTTCATAGCCCGCCCACACCACGCCATAGTAGCGGTTCTCATCACGCAGGGCGACAGCCAGCACTGCCAGCGGCTGGGGCAGGGACGGGTCCAGGTCCAGTTCGCGCGAGCGGCTGAGATTCGGAATAACGATCTTTTCCTGGCTTTGTGCCAGCGCGAGGATCTGGTCATCAAGATGGGCATGGATATCCTGCGTTGAGTCCAATGAAAAACGGGAGGGCAGCTCAACAAAGGCATCCGGAAGGATGTTTGGGGAGAGCACCACGCGGACGGAGTTTGCGCCTGTGGAAAGGATCGCCTCCAGCACCGGTTTGACCGCATCCTGCATCTCCAGGCTGGATGCCACGCCCTGACTCACCAGCAACAGACGGTTGATCTCTTCGAGGCGCGCCTGCAAACTGGAACGCATCTGTTCGAACGCCCGCCGCAACTGCCCGACCTCATCCACGCCGTCCACCTCAAGCAGATTATCCAGATTGCCCTGGGCAATACGGTTGGCTTCCACAGCAAGGCTGCGCAGGGAACCGGTCACCACGCGCAGACCAAGCCTTAAGGAGACCATCGCAACCAATGCAAGGAAGATGATCATCAACGAAAGCGGCATGGCAATATTCAAGGCGATCTGCTGCGCCTGCCGGGCGGGGACGGTTAACACAATCGCCCACGGGCGCCCGGTCACAGGCTGGTAATACACCATCTGGCGCGTGCCGTCCGCGGCGGTGTCGTCGTAAAACAAGGCTTCATTGCCGCGTTGACCAGTGTAGACGGTCAGTACCTGCGACGGATCCGAATGATGGAGAATGCGGTGATTTTCATTCAACAACATTCCCGTACCGCTGAGGCTGCGCATCTTATCGAGACTCTCGATCAGCGGCAGGCTGAGGGGATTGGTCTTCAATGTGGTGCGTCCGATCAGAATGCGTTGCACCTGCCCGGACGAATCCACAATGGCGGCCAGAAAGGTGACGCGTGAAACATCACCAATTGCCGGGGGCGGGATGGAATAGACCTGCGTCCGCACGCCATTGGAAGCCAGTACCATCCCGGATTCCTCCTCCGGGAATAATTGGAAGTTTGCAGCTGTATGCTTGGGATAACCTGCCAGCAAAGCCCTGTTGTTTGCATCCAGCACAACGAATTGGTCGAAATAGGGAACAGCCTGCATCCGCGCGCCAAGGATCGTATCCAAGTCATCGCCGGTCGATTCGAGCAGGCGCGGGTCGGAAGCCAGCTGCGCCGCCAGGTTCTGTCCTGTCTCAAGAAAAAACGGCACTCCCTGCGCAGTGGACCGCGCTGCACTTGAGAGGCGGTCTTCCAGCATATTGCGGGCGGCACGTCCGGCCACCACCCAATCCCCGATCAACAACGTTAAAAACAAAAGCGAAATGAACGCACCGACTGCAAGGATAAAGCGCGATTCAAGGCTTTTCTCGCCCGGCGAAGGTTGCAGGGGCTGTTCTGCACCCGACATGGCAGGGAATGCCATGGAAACAACCTGCATGACAACTCCCGCAACCAGCATCTCGCCGCCAAACGCCAGCGTAACCGGGCCGGCATTGCTCAGGGCAAAATCCAACCGCACGGTGGCCGGCCCGGATATGTCTGCGCCCCATTGGGTGAACAACGCGCTCACGATGTAGAACAATGTGTGGAAGGGGATCAACAACAGTGCGCCCACCAGCGGCTGGCGTATCAATCGGTATGCTGGTGTACGGTATCGCTGGCGCGTATTTGTGGAGAACCATGCGCCCAGCAAGGCAAACTCAAGGATGGGAAAGACCGAATACAGGTCCCATGCCCCGCGCAAAAGACCTGCAAATGCGCCCAGCAAAGCCGCGCCGATGGGTCCAAGCAAGCTGCCTCCCAGGAGCCAGGGGATGGCGGAAAAAACCATCAGCGCAGAACCCGGCGCATCGGCCGGGAGACCCGGCAGAGGGCGGACGGAAGCGGATGTCAGTCTTAATCCAATGAATAAAGCCGTACCTGGAATCAGGATAAAAAAAAGGATGAAAATTCCCCACTCGCGCCCCTTCCATGCCGGCTGATAAACCCGCCAGCGGGACAAGGCATACACCAGAAATCCCAGCAGGGTTACCCACACAAACCAGCCTGCAAGAGTAGGCGGGGCAGGAAACGAAATGCCTGCAAGGAGTGTCGGAATAAAATACATTTCGCTGAATTATACCCAGCGCTGTCACAAATTGCGTTTTTTAGAGGCGGGGAAGCGCAATTTGTGACAACGGCATTATATAGCCCCAAAGTTTGACACGCGATGAGTATCAGGAATATTCCCCGCGATATTTCTGCGGAAGCAGGTCTGCCAGCGCAGCCATGATCCGACGCGTGCCCTGCATCACCGCCTCCTGCCGCACCGCAACCTGCTCATCCAACCGGAACATTTTCCCGACTTTGACATGCACCCGTGCGCGGCGAAATCGTTTGAGCTGACCATAGACAATTTCGTTCTCCGTACCGGTGACGGAGATCGGCAAAATCGGTGCGCGCGATTTATACGCGAGGAAGGCCGCGCCGCCGCTGCCCACCTCCAGCGCGCCGGTGACGGAATATCTGCCTTCCGGCGCAATGACGATCACGCGTCCCTCTGCAAAGCCGTCCAAAGCGGCGCGCAAGGCACGTATATCAGGACGTCCACGATGCAGCCAGATAATGCCATACCAGTCCATTAATTTCCCAAGAATGGGCAGGTCATGTAATTCGATCTTGCCGAGCGCATCGGGGGGGAAGGGCAGGGCGGCAATGATCGCAGGTGTATCAGCATCGCCAATATGATTGATAACGACGAGCAAAGGCCCCTTTTGCGGGAAATTCTCAATCCCATCCACGGTTACATCCAGGCAAATCCTTGAAACAAGCTTCAATACCGCATGAGAGAAGGCGCGAAACATGCGGCGCGCGCGGGTAATTTTCGGCAGGCGCACCAGTTCAGGCCTCCATATGTCGCTGACAGGTTTAGGCGGGGGGGATGGCTTGTCCGGCATAGACACCGTGATATTCCTCAGGTAAAAGCCCCGCAATATGACGCATGACCAGATCCGCGTTGCGCTGGCGCGCCTCCCTGCGCTCCGCGCCCTTTTGGGTCAC of Anaerolineales bacterium contains these proteins:
- a CDS encoding APC family permease; amino-acid sequence: MINQKDSSQTPIIERTTAYKPRRGWRSWLIGRPLSTADAPHETIGKMVGLAVFASDALSSNAYATQEMMVVLAAAGTIAFGYVFPISLAIVILLAIVSISYIQVIHAYPDGGGAYVVARDNLGELAGLVAASSLLTDYILTVSVSISSGVAQIVSAYPALHEYRVVLAVTAVFFIMFINLRGVRESGAAIAVPSLSFVVIMFVTLGAGVFKYFSGSLGLVVDPPEIHAHGITSVLGPLLILHAFSSGTAALTGIEAISNGITAFKEPRSKNAAVTLSWMGFILASLFLGISFLASRVGAVPSEIETVISQLARTIFGGQGFMYLAVILGTTIILILAANTAFAGFPRLGALMAGDGFLPRQLTYRGSRLVYSRGIVALALLSSLLIIIFQASVTRLIPLYAIGVFLSFTLAQFGMALRWRRSGKIHPDHEGDQTSRRVTRLQFDRMWRVKMVFNGFGALSTALVMIVFAVTKFQDGAYVVLILIPVLIWALWLIHGHYKRLAQKLSLDNIGVIPPHAMRHRVIMPISGVHQGTLSALRYARMLSDDVTAVHVTIEPEDSEKVRKKWETWGEGIRLVMLDSPYRLFIEPILGYIADIAAQRQPGETITIVVPEFISDNRMTSVLHTNTAEILRSQLKHLHDIVITNVPYHVHENGGH
- a CDS encoding ATP-binding protein, giving the protein MYFIPTLLAGISFPAPPTLAGWFVWVTLLGFLVYALSRWRVYQPAWKGREWGIFILFFILIPGTALFIGLRLTSASVRPLPGLPADAPGSALMVFSAIPWLLGGSLLGPIGAALLGAFAGLLRGAWDLYSVFPILEFALLGAWFSTNTRQRYRTPAYRLIRQPLVGALLLIPFHTLFYIVSALFTQWGADISGPATVRLDFALSNAGPVTLAFGGEMLVAGVVMQVVSMAFPAMSGAEQPLQPSPGEKSLESRFILAVGAFISLLFLTLLIGDWVVAGRAARNMLEDRLSSAARSTAQGVPFFLETGQNLAAQLASDPRLLESTGDDLDTILGARMQAVPYFDQFVVLDANNRALLAGYPKHTAANFQLFPEEESGMVLASNGVRTQVYSIPPPAIGDVSRVTFLAAIVDSSGQVQRILIGRTTLKTNPLSLPLIESLDKMRSLSGTGMLLNENHRILHHSDPSQVLTVYTGQRGNEALFYDDTAADGTRQMVYYQPVTGRPWAIVLTVPARQAQQIALNIAMPLSLMIIFLALVAMVSLRLGLRVVTGSLRSLAVEANRIAQGNLDNLLEVDGVDEVGQLRRAFEQMRSSLQARLEEINRLLLVSQGVASSLEMQDAVKPVLEAILSTGANSVRVVLSPNILPDAFVELPSRFSLDSTQDIHAHLDDQILALAQSQEKIVIPNLSRSRELDLDPSLPQPLAVLAVALRDENRYYGVVWAGYEQPRIFSGADIRFVTTLAGQAALAVANAHLYLNVEASRRQLEAVLNSTPDPVLVTDHRNRLLLANRAAASALGQAADDTSSGMETEKVVKLKPLLHLLQSTTMENRSAEVVLADKKTYLATASSVMLEGRQIGRVCILRDVTRFKELDSMKSDFVSTVSHDLRSPLTLMRGYASMLDMVGELNEQQNGYVGKIISGVENMSRLVNNLLDLGRIEIGVGLQVERVNVLDIIERVSSALQLQASQKNINLSIELSRDMPHAIEADQALLHQALYNLVENAVKYTPANGRVVIHTLSQPGDLIFAIEDSGIGIAAEDLPHLFEKFYRGKQREARAQPGSGLGLAIVSSIAANHGGRVWVESVAGKGSTFYLQIPLAQPKESKPA
- a CDS encoding lysophospholipid acyltransferase family protein, whose protein sequence is MPDKPSPPPKPVSDIWRPELVRLPKITRARRMFRAFSHAVLKLVSRICLDVTVDGIENFPQKGPLLVVINHIGDADTPAIIAALPFPPDALGKIELHDLPILGKLMDWYGIIWLHRGRPDIRALRAALDGFAEGRVIVIAPEGRYSVTGALEVGSGGAAFLAYKSRAPILPISVTGTENEIVYGQLKRFRRARVHVKVGKMFRLDEQVAVRQEAVMQGTRRIMAALADLLPQKYRGEYS